CAGCAGGTGCTCGGTCTCGCGATCGTAGAGCGAAAGGCTCGCGTACTCGTGCGGCACCAGCCGCCGGAGCGACCGCGAGACAGCGCTGAGCAACTCGTGGAGGTCGAGCACCGAGACAACCGCGTTGTTCACCTCGAGCAGGATGCTCAACCGGTCGCGCTCGTTCTTGAGCTGCTCCTGGACCGACTGCGCCTCGGCGAAGTTGAGCGCGTTGTCCACGGCGACGGCCACCTGGCGGGCGACCTGCTGCAGGAAGACGACATCGAGCTCCGAATAGGCTCCCCCCGAGCTGCTGCCGAACGCCAGCGCGCCGAGCTTCCGGAGCGCGGTGGTGACCGGCACCACGCAAAGCGACAGGACGCCCCGCTCGTGCAGCCAGCGCGCGACCTCCGGGAAGCGCTCCTCGGCGCTCATGTCGGAGACGACCCACGGCTCTTGCGTCTCCCATACCCACGCACCCGCGGTTTCCATGGGACATTCGCCCGAAGGACACGGATCGACCGACTCGGGCGTTTCGAGCAAGTGAGACCTCATCGTCCGCCGTGCCGGCTCGTAGAGAATGAGGTTGGCGAAGTCGAACTGCACGACCCGGTGCAGTCGCGGCGCGAGGTCGCTCAACAGCCGCTCCGGGTCGCGGTGCGAGGCGATAGCTTCGGAGATTTCCAGAAGCACGCGATAGCGGCCGTGCAGGAGGTCGGCCGCCTGCTGCTCGACGCTCAGGTCTTTCACGGAAAAAGCCTATACGTCCGCCCGGCGTCGCGCAAGCCGGGGACGGCCGGTTTTTGCTCCCGGACCGTTAAATCTCGGTTACGGCCGCACCGCCCGGGCTAACCCCGCGATTTCAGCGCCCGCTCCACTTCGCGCCGGGCGGCTTTCCGGCGCAGCGTTTCCCGTTTGTCGTAGAGTTTTTTGCCCCGGGCCAGGCCGAGCTCGACCTTGGCTTTGCCGTTCTTGAAGTAGAGCCGGAGCGGGATCAGCGTCAGCCCCCGCTCCTGGGTCTTGCCGGCGAGGCGTTCGATCTCACGGCGGTGCAGCAGCAGCTTGCGCGTTCGTTTCGGCTCGTGGTTGAAACGGCTCGCGCCGGGGTAGGGGCTGACGTGCGCGTTGACGAGGAACGCCTCTCCGTTCTGGATCCTCGCGTAGCTGTCCTTCAGCTGGGCCTTGCCCGCGCGCAGCGACTTGACCTCGCTGCCGAGCAGGGCGATCCCCGCCTCGTAGGTTTCCTCGATGAAATAGTTGTGGCGGGCCTGGCGGTTGACGCAGACCACCTGTTCCCCCTCGCCTTCCGGCGATTTCTTATTTGCCATTTCCCCGGTTCCTGTCCTCGGGGGTGATCAGGCCGCCGGAGGTGATCAGCTTGAGCGCTTCCTCCATCGTCATGTTGAGAGGCGACACCTCGTTCGCCGGCACCAGCAGATAGAAGCCCGAGGTCGGGTTGGGAGTGGTCGGGATGAAAACGTTCACGAGCGGCGCCTCGTTTTCCTTTTCCAGCTCGCGCCAGGCGCGTCCCATGGCGAAGCCGACGGTGTAGATGCCCTTGCGCGGATACTCGATCATCACCACCTGCCGGTTACCCTGCGACTGCCCCAGGAAGGCCTGGACGAGCTTCTGCACCGCGGTGTAAACGCCGCGGAAGATCGGGATCTGCGCGAAGACCTTCTCCCACGCGGCGAGGAAGCGGCGGGTGGCCACGCCCCTGGTCAGGACCCCGAGGAACAGAATCAAGAGCAGCGTGACAATGGCGCCGAGGCCGGGAATCGCGAACGGGAGATAGGTGTTCGGGTGAAGCCCCGCCGGAAGCACGTCGATCATGCCGTCGAGAAGGCCGATCACCCAGCCGAGAAACCACAGCGTGATCACCACCGGCAGGAAGACCAGCAGGCCGGCGAGAAAATACCGCTGCAGCGTCTCGCGCAGCTTCGTCCTGACCCTGACGGGAGCCTGTTCAGCCACTCCAACCCTCCGCGATTCTAGGGAAGAATCGTGTTGTCGATCAGACGGGTCTTGCCGATGCGCACCGCGAGCGCCAGAAGCGCGCTCTCGCCGATCTCCTCGATATCCTCCAGGGTCTCGGGATCGCAGAGCTTGACGTACTCGATTTGCGCCAGCGGCTCGTTCGCGATCGCGTCGCGAACCGCGGCGACAACGGCGCTCCCGCGCCTTTCCCCCTGCCGCGCCAGACAGCGGGCCGCGAGCAGCGAGCGCGACAGCGAGAGCGCGGCCCGCCGCTCCTCGGGAGCGAGGTAGACGTTCCGCGAGCTCATCGCGAGCCCATCGGGCTCACGCACCGTCGCGTGACCGACGATCTCGATGTCGTAGGCGAGATCCTTCACCAGACGCCGCACGAGCTGGAGCTGCTGGAAGTCCTTGCGGCCGAAAACCGCCATGTGGGGGCGCACGATGTTGAAGAGCTTGACGAGCACCGTGGCGACGCCGCGGAAATGGCCCGGCCGGAAGGCGCCGCAGAGCGGCGAGCTCAGCAGCTCGACCTCGACGCGCGTCTGGTCGCCGCCCGGATAGATCTCCTCGGCCTTCGGGTGGAACAGAACATCCACCGCCTCGCACTCGAGCAGCCGTCGATCGCGCTCGAGGTCCCGGGGATAGGAGGCGAAGTCCTCATTGGGACCGAACTGCGTCGGGTTGACGAAGATCGAGACGACGACGCGGTCGGCGCGCCGCCGCGCCTCGCGCACCAGCGCGAGATGGCCCTCGTGGAGAAAGCCCATCGTCGGCACGAAGCCGATCCGGCGTCCGGCGCGGCGCGCCTCCTCGCTCCAGCCGCGCATCTCCTCGATCCGTTCGAGCAGCAGCATCGTCGTCCGGGGTCCCTGCTCCGGCTGCCTTCTAGTGAAACGAGTGCTCCTCGCCCGGGAATCTCGACTCCCGGACGTCGCTGATAAAGTTCTTGACCGCCTCGGTCACGCTCTGCCTCAGGTTCGCGTAACGCTTGACGAACTTCGGAGTGAAGTCGTCGAACAGGCCGAGCATGTCATGCACCACCAGCACCTGGCCGTCGCAGCCGGCGCCGGCACCGATGCCGATCGTGGGGATCGCGAGCCGCCCGGTGACCTCGCGCGCGAGCCCCATCGGCATGCCCTCGAGCACGATCGCGAACGCGCCCGCCCGCTCGACGGCGAGGGCGTCCTCCAGGACCGCCTCGCGCCGGCCCGGGTCTTTCCCCTGGACCTTGTATCCGCCGAACTGGTGGATCGACTGAGGCGTGAGGCCGACGTGGCCCATGACCGGAATCCCGGCGCGCACGAGCGCCGCGATGGTCCCCTCGACGGCGGTCCCTCCTTCGAGCTTCACCGCCTCGGCGCCGGCTTCCTTGAGAAAGCGCCCGGCGTTGGCCAGCGCCTGCTCCGGGCCCAGCTGATAGGAGAGAAACGGCATGTCGGCCACCACCAGGGCCCGCCGCCGGCCGCGCACGACCGCCTGGGTGTGGTACAGAATCTCGTCCACCGTCACCGGCAGGGTGTTCGGCCGCCCCTGAACCACCGAGGCGACCGAATCGCCTACCAGGATGATATCGATGCCCGCCTCGTCGAGAATCCGCGCCATCGAGTAATCGTACGCGGTCAGGCAGGTGATCTTCTCCCCGCGCCGTTTCATCTCGACGATCCTGGGTACGGTGATTTTTTCCGTCATGGCTGCGACCCCCAAAATAAAAAGCCCTCCGGACCATTCCGGAAGGCTGAGGCCGCGCGGAGACCGCCTGCTCCGCGCACTCGGCGCCGATCACCGTCCGTCTCGGTCCAAGCTATCTGGATCCAAGCGGTATGTAGTGCAGCGTCCCTGAGCCCATGTTGTTGATTTCCTTGATCAAGTCAGCCAGATCGTTGCTGCTTGACACGAAATCGATCTCGGAGGTGTTGACAACCAGCAGAGGCGTCTCGTCGTAATGGAAGAAAAACTGGTTGTATGCCTGTGCCACCTCGCTCAGGTACTCGAAAGTGACGCCGCGTTCGTACTTTTTATCTCTCTTTTTGACCCTTTTGTAAAGGACCTCCGGGCGAGCCTGGAGATAGACGACGAGATCGGGCTTCGGCACGCGCGCGTTGAGCAGCATGTAGACCTGGTGGTAGAGGTTCAGCTCCTCCGCGCTCAGCGTCAGGGCCGCGAAGATCTTGTCCTTGGCGAAGAGATAGTCGGCGACCGTGCTCTGATTGAACAGATCCTGCTGGCTGAGCTCCTGTTGCTGGTGGTAGCGGTTGAGCAGAAAGAAAAGCTGGTTTTGAAAGGCGTAGGTCGCGCGGTCGCGGTAGAACTTGGGGAGAAACGGGTTCTCTTCGACCTTCTCGAATACCGTGCGGGCCTGAAACTCCTGGGCCAGGATTTTCGCCAGGCTCGTCTTGCCGACCCCGATCGGCCCCTCCACCACGATATACTTGGCCCTTGCCATCGACTCCTGCGGCGAATGTACACAAAGGCCGAAAAATTGTCCACCGTGTGGTATGCTCGGGACGTGGCCGCGCTCGAGCGAAAAATCGGCCAGCTGATGACGATCGCTCTCGCCGGCCCCGAGCTCGCCGCCGAGGAGCGCTCGCTTCTTCGCGACTGCCGGTTCGGCGGAGTGATTCTCTTCGCGCGCAACTGCGTCGCGCCGCGCCGGATGGCCGCCCTCTGCCGCTCGCTGTGGGAAGTCACCCCGGCGCCGCCCTTGGTCGCCGTCGACGCCGAAGGCGGGCGAATCCACCGGCTGCCGCAGCCCTTTACGCATTTTCCTCCTGCCGCAGCCCTCGGGCGTTCGGGCGACCCCGCGCTCGCCTACCGGATCGGCCGCGCCGTCGCCGACGAGCTCAAGCTCGTCGGCGTCAATCTCGTGTTCGCTCCGGTGCTCGACGTCGCCTCCCACCCCGCCAATCCGATCGGCGACCGAGCTTTCGGCGCGGACGCCGAAACCGTCGTCCGCGTCGCGCTGCCGTGGGCCCGCGGCCTGCGCGACGGCGGCGTGATTCCCTGCGCCAAGCACTTTCCCGGGCACGGCGGGGCTGCGGGGGACTCGCACCATGAGCTTCCGGCGGTCACGAAAACGGCGCGCGAGCTGCTCCGCACGGACCTCCGGCCGTTCATCCAGGCGTGCCGGGAAGGAGTCGAGTCGCTGATGACCGCCCACGTCCTCTTCCCGGCCCTCGACCCGAAGCGCCCCGCTACGCTCTCGCGGCGCGTGCTCGGCGGGCTGTTGCGCGGCCGACTGGGCTACCGGGGAGTGGTCTTCACCGACGACCTGGAGATGGCCGCCATAAGCGACCGCTACAGCCGAGAGGAGGCGGCGCTGCTCGCGCTTTCGGCCGGCGCCGACGTGCTCTTGTGCTGCGGCGACCTTCTGGAAACGGCGGTTCTCTTCGAGGCGCTCGCGCGCCGCGCGGCGTCGGACCGGACGCTTCGGGCGCGCGTGGAGGAGAGCTATCGTCGGGTTTGCGTTCTCAAGCGGAAGCTTTCTCCGCCACCCGGGCGCTTCTTCGAGCGGCGGCTCGCCGGGCTTCCCGGACGCGCGCTCGCCGCCAGGCTCACGGCAGACGATAGGCGCTGTAGCTGATCAGCTTGCGGATATCCTGCTCCAGCTCGCCCTGCCACTTCTCGATTACCAGGTCGGCCGGGCACTTCCCCTGGGCGAGCAGTCCCTTGAGCGGCGCGAGGTAGATCGTCTCGTTATCGCCGTTGTCGTTGACGGCGTTCTGCCGCCTCAGCCCCTCCCAGGCGATCTCGAGAAGCTCCTTGGCGAGATCGAGGAGCGTGTAACGGCGCACCCGGGCGGCGAGGGCGTCACGGTGCGAATCGTGGTAGATCTCCATTCGCTCGTCCCAGCTCCAGCCTTTCACCAGGTCCCAGGCCGCCTGCAGGCAGTCGGTGTCGTAGAACACTCCCTTGATCAGCGCGGGCAGCGCCACCATCAGTTCCGGCGGCTGGCTGTCGGCGCAACGCACCTCCAGGTAGCGCTTGATGCGCGTCTCGGGGAACAGCGTCGTCAAGTGGTCCGCCCAGTCCTGGATCGTGGCCCGGTGGCCGTCGCGCCCGTGCTCGAGGAAGCGGCGGAACGTGATGCCGGTCATGTCGATGTAGTCGTGGTCGCGGATGATGAAGTACATCGGCACGTCGAGCGCGTACTCGACGTAGTGTCCGAACGAGACGTCGGGCGAAAACGCGAAGCGCAGCAGGCCGGTCCGGCTCTTGTCCGTGTCGGTCCAGATGTGCTCGCGGAAGCTGCGGTAGCCGTTGAGCTGCCCGTCGGAGATGGGCGAGTTGGCGAACATCGCGACGATCACGGGCGTGAGCCCCATCCCGGTGCGGAACTTCGCCATCGCGTCGCGCTCGTCGCTGTAGTCGATGTTGGCCTGGACCGTGGCGGTCTGCTTCATCATGCGGTGCCCTGAGCCGCCGACCTTGAGCATGTAGGGGCGCATGATCCGGTAGCGCTTTTTCGGCACCCACTCGATCTCCTCGACGCGGCTGAACGGCTGCATTCCGAGGCCGAGAAAGACGATGTCGAGCGGTTCGGCGACCTCCAGCAGCTCGCGGATGTGGCGGGTGAACTCGGCGTGCGTGCAGTGGATACTCTCGCACGGCTCCCCGCTCAGCTCGATCTGGCCGCCTGGCTCGAGCGTGATCTGCGCGTTGCCGCGGGAGAGCGCGATGACGTGGCCGTCCTGCTCCTCGGGCTCCCAGCCGAAGCGCTCCACCAGCTCGCGCAGGATGAACTCCACACCGCGACGGCCGAAGTACGGGATCGCCTTGCCGGTGTGACGGTCGATGCCGACTTTCTCGTACTCGGTGCCCACGCGCCAGCGGTCGCGCGGCTTGCCGCCTTCGTGGAAGAAGGCCTCGAGCTCTTCTTTTCGCTCAATGACCGACATGGTTACGGATGTTCTGCTGGTAAGGCGGGTGAATCACGCCCTTCTCGGTGATGATCGCCGAGATCAGGTCCTGCGAGGTAACGTCGAAGGCCGGGTTGAAAGCCTTGATGCCCCGCGGCGCGACGGGCTTGCCGAGGATGTGCGACACCTCCTTCGGGTCGCGCTGCTCGATGGGAATGTCCCTGCCCGTGGGACAGTCCAGATCGATCGACGAAGTCGGCCCGGCGACGTAAAAGGGAATCCCGTGCCGGCGGGCGAGCACCGCGACCGTGTAGGTTCCGATCTTGTTCGCCACGTCGCCGTTCGCCGCCACCCGGTCGCAGCCGACCACGACGGCGTCGACCCGCCCGGTTTGCATGAGATATCCGGCCATGCTGTCGGTGACCAGCGTCGCCGGGATCTTCTCCTTCTTGAGCTCCCAGGCGGTGAGCCGCGCCCCCTGCAGGAAAGGACGCGTCTCGTTGACCCACACCTCCACCTCTTTGCCGGCTTCCTTGAGCGCGCGGATCACGCCGAGCGCGGTGCCGTAGCCAGCGGTCGCCAGCGCGCCCGCGTTGCAGTGCGTCATCAGCCGGCGGGCGTTGCCGAGCAGCCGTGCGCCGATCCTGCCCAGCTCCCGGTTCGCGGCGACGTCCTCGCGATAGATCTTGAGCGCCTCCTCGCGCAGCCGCTTTTTCACGAGGTCCACGCCGCGGCTGCGGTTTTCCGTGTAGACCCCGCGCATCCGGTCGAGCGCCCAGAAGAGGTTCACCGCCGTCGGCCGCGTCTTCGAAAGGACGTGAAAGATGCGCTCGAACTCTCGATCGAAGTTTTTTTCCGAGAGCTTCATCGCCCCCAACGCGACGCCCATCGCCGCCGCCACGCCGATCGCGGGCGCGCCGCGAATCACCATCGAGCGGATCGCTTCGGCGACTTCCTGATAGGTCCGACAGGCGCGATAGACCTCCTGGTGCGGCAGGAGCCGCTGGTCGATCATGATCACCCGATCCTCTTTCCACTGAATGGTCTTTACGGCCATGACCGCGTTCCCATTTTCGCGAAGACCGAGTATATTAAGCGCGAGAACAGAGCGTCAAGGCCCGCCGGTGGACTTCTACCATCTCTTCGGCTACCTCTCCGGTTTGCTTTTCGTCAAGCCCGATATGGAACCGGCTTCGCTCTACCGCACGGCGGCGTTGGTGCATTGCCTCGACGGAATTCTCTGCCGCGTGATCGCCGCTCGCAGCCATCGTCGCACAAATCTCTGGATGCTTCTAGGCCTCCTCTTCGGCATCTGGGCGCTCGGCGCCGCCTTTCTGCTGCCGGCGAAGAACTGTGACGGTTCAAAAGTTCGAAAGTCCAACTAAAAGATCGCTCAAAACGTTCAGGCAGCTCAAACCGTCTGCCGCGAAGCGGACAGCCGCTCCGCGGCGGTCCGAAGGTTCAACGGTCCAAGGAAGAAAGAGACCGGAAACCGGGAACCGGGCTGGACGTCAGACGCCGGACCCTTGAGTGCGCTACCGCGCGTCCTCGGCGGCGACGCAGGCGAGGCCGTAACGATCCGTGTGCGAGATGGAAACCGACCAGCGGACGACGCCGAGGCGCTCGGCCAGTCGCGCCGTCTTGCCGTGCAGCGCGATCTCCGGCCGGCCGCCCGCCGCGCGCACGACCTCGATATCGAGCCAGCGCGCCTCCGCGCCCCAGCCGCGTCCGAGCGCCTTCATCACCGCTTCCTTGACTGCGAACCGCGCCGCGTAGCTGCGGAAGCGCCCGGCGCGGCGCCGCTCGCAGTACTCGACTTCGCCCGCCGTGTAGACCCGCGCGCGAAAACGCTCCCCGGTGCGTGGGTCCTCGAGCGCGCGCCGGACCCGTTCCACCTCGACCATGTCGATCCCCATCCCCACGATCATGCGCCAGCCTAGCCGCGGCGGCAGCGACGTGTCAAACCGCAAACAACCGTTCAAGCGTTCAAGCCGTTCGGCCGCCGCGCTCCGTTCAAACCGTCTGCCGCGAAGCGGCCCCCCGATACCTTTACGTTGACTGTTCCCCGCCGTTGGCGTAAAACCCAACTTCTGGGAGGAATCACCGTGCTACGAGCAGCCGTCGGCCTTCTCGTCCTTCTGTTCCTGTGCGCCCTTCCGCGGCCGGTTCTGGCGCAGAAGGGAACGATCAAGGTCGCCGTGCAGGCGCCGCTTTCAGGAGAGCAGGCGGCGATCGGCGAGCACATCAAGCTCGGCGCCCAGCTCGCCGTCGAGGAAGCGGCCAAGACCTTCAAGGACCTCGGCTTCGATCTGGTTCTGGTGCCCTACGACGACCAGGCCAAGCCCGAGGTTGGCGTCTCCAACGCCCGCAACCTGGTGGCCGACCAGGACGTTCTTCTGATCGTCGGCCATTTCAACTCCGGCGTGGCGCTGCCGGCATCCGAAGTCTACAAGGACGCGATGCTGGCGATGATCTCCCCGGCCAACACCGCGACCGAGATCACCGACCGCGGCTACCCGAACGTCAATCGAGTCTGCGGCCGCGACGACGTCCAGGGACCGGTCGGCGCGCGCTTCGTCGCCCAGGACCTCAAGCTCAAGTCGGTCTACATCGTTCACGACAAGACCCTCTACGGCCAGGGAGTCGCCGACGCCTTCCGCGACGAGGCGGCCAGGCTCGGCCTCAAGATCCTCGGCTACGAAGGAACCGAGGAGCGCGCCAACTTCGCGCCGCTGATCATCCCGATGCGGGCCAAGAACCCGGACCTCGTTTACTTCGGCGGCATCTACCACCAAGGCGGGCTGCTGCTCAAGCAGATGCGCGAGAAGGGCGTGAAGTCGGTCTTTATGGGCCCGGACGGCCTCGACTCCTCGGAAATGGTCAAGATCGCCGGCTCCCAGGTGG
The Candidatus Zixiibacteriota bacterium DNA segment above includes these coding regions:
- the smpB gene encoding SsrA-binding protein SmpB, whose protein sequence is MANKKSPEGEGEQVVCVNRQARHNYFIEETYEAGIALLGSEVKSLRAGKAQLKDSYARIQNGEAFLVNAHVSPYPGASRFNHEPKRTRKLLLHRREIERLAGKTQERGLTLIPLRLYFKNGKAKVELGLARGKKLYDKRETLRRKAARREVERALKSRG
- a CDS encoding DUF502 domain-containing protein; its protein translation is MAEQAPVRVRTKLRETLQRYFLAGLLVFLPVVITLWFLGWVIGLLDGMIDVLPAGLHPNTYLPFAIPGLGAIVTLLLILFLGVLTRGVATRRFLAAWEKVFAQIPIFRGVYTAVQKLVQAFLGQSQGNRQVVMIEYPRKGIYTVGFAMGRAWRELEKENEAPLVNVFIPTTPNPTSGFYLLVPANEVSPLNMTMEEALKLITSGGLITPEDRNRGNGK
- the panC gene encoding pantoate--beta-alanine ligase, with amino-acid sequence MLLLERIEEMRGWSEEARRAGRRIGFVPTMGFLHEGHLALVREARRRADRVVVSIFVNPTQFGPNEDFASYPRDLERDRRLLECEAVDVLFHPKAEEIYPGGDQTRVEVELLSSPLCGAFRPGHFRGVATVLVKLFNIVRPHMAVFGRKDFQQLQLVRRLVKDLAYDIEIVGHATVREPDGLAMSSRNVYLAPEERRAALSLSRSLLAARCLARQGERRGSAVVAAVRDAIANEPLAQIEYVKLCDPETLEDIEEIGESALLALAVRIGKTRLIDNTILP
- the panB gene encoding 3-methyl-2-oxobutanoate hydroxymethyltransferase: MTEKITVPRIVEMKRRGEKITCLTAYDYSMARILDEAGIDIILVGDSVASVVQGRPNTLPVTVDEILYHTQAVVRGRRRALVVADMPFLSYQLGPEQALANAGRFLKEAGAEAVKLEGGTAVEGTIAALVRAGIPVMGHVGLTPQSIHQFGGYKVQGKDPGRREAVLEDALAVERAGAFAIVLEGMPMGLAREVTGRLAIPTIGIGAGAGCDGQVLVVHDMLGLFDDFTPKFVKRYANLRQSVTEAVKNFISDVRESRFPGEEHSFH
- a CDS encoding deoxynucleoside kinase, whose translation is MARAKYIVVEGPIGVGKTSLAKILAQEFQARTVFEKVEENPFLPKFYRDRATYAFQNQLFFLLNRYHQQQELSQQDLFNQSTVADYLFAKDKIFAALTLSAEELNLYHQVYMLLNARVPKPDLVVYLQARPEVLYKRVKKRDKKYERGVTFEYLSEVAQAYNQFFFHYDETPLLVVNTSEIDFVSSSNDLADLIKEINNMGSGTLHYIPLGSR
- the nagZ gene encoding beta-N-acetylhexosaminidase → MYTKAEKLSTVWYARDVAALERKIGQLMTIALAGPELAAEERSLLRDCRFGGVILFARNCVAPRRMAALCRSLWEVTPAPPLVAVDAEGGRIHRLPQPFTHFPPAAALGRSGDPALAYRIGRAVADELKLVGVNLVFAPVLDVASHPANPIGDRAFGADAETVVRVALPWARGLRDGGVIPCAKHFPGHGGAAGDSHHELPAVTKTARELLRTDLRPFIQACREGVESLMTAHVLFPALDPKRPATLSRRVLGGLLRGRLGYRGVVFTDDLEMAAISDRYSREEAALLALSAGADVLLCCGDLLETAVLFEALARRAASDRTLRARVEESYRRVCVLKRKLSPPPGRFFERRLAGLPGRALAARLTADDRRCS
- a CDS encoding glutamate--cysteine ligase; its protein translation is MSVIERKEELEAFFHEGGKPRDRWRVGTEYEKVGIDRHTGKAIPYFGRRGVEFILRELVERFGWEPEEQDGHVIALSRGNAQITLEPGGQIELSGEPCESIHCTHAEFTRHIRELLEVAEPLDIVFLGLGMQPFSRVEEIEWVPKKRYRIMRPYMLKVGGSGHRMMKQTATVQANIDYSDERDAMAKFRTGMGLTPVIVAMFANSPISDGQLNGYRSFREHIWTDTDKSRTGLLRFAFSPDVSFGHYVEYALDVPMYFIIRDHDYIDMTGITFRRFLEHGRDGHRATIQDWADHLTTLFPETRIKRYLEVRCADSQPPELMVALPALIKGVFYDTDCLQAAWDLVKGWSWDERMEIYHDSHRDALAARVRRYTLLDLAKELLEIAWEGLRRQNAVNDNGDNETIYLAPLKGLLAQGKCPADLVIEKWQGELEQDIRKLISYSAYRLP
- the mtnA gene encoding S-methyl-5-thioribose-1-phosphate isomerase; amino-acid sequence: MAVKTIQWKEDRVIMIDQRLLPHQEVYRACRTYQEVAEAIRSMVIRGAPAIGVAAAMGVALGAMKLSEKNFDREFERIFHVLSKTRPTAVNLFWALDRMRGVYTENRSRGVDLVKKRLREEALKIYREDVAANRELGRIGARLLGNARRLMTHCNAGALATAGYGTALGVIRALKEAGKEVEVWVNETRPFLQGARLTAWELKKEKIPATLVTDSMAGYLMQTGRVDAVVVGCDRVAANGDVANKIGTYTVAVLARRHGIPFYVAGPTSSIDLDCPTGRDIPIEQRDPKEVSHILGKPVAPRGIKAFNPAFDVTSQDLISAIITEKGVIHPPYQQNIRNHVGH
- the acpS gene encoding holo-ACP synthase, with product MIVGMGIDMVEVERVRRALEDPRTGERFRARVYTAGEVEYCERRRAGRFRSYAARFAVKEAVMKALGRGWGAEARWLDIEVVRAAGGRPEIALHGKTARLAERLGVVRWSVSISHTDRYGLACVAAEDAR
- a CDS encoding branched-chain amino acid ABC transporter substrate-binding protein, producing the protein MLRAAVGLLVLLFLCALPRPVLAQKGTIKVAVQAPLSGEQAAIGEHIKLGAQLAVEEAAKTFKDLGFDLVLVPYDDQAKPEVGVSNARNLVADQDVLLIVGHFNSGVALPASEVYKDAMLAMISPANTATEITDRGYPNVNRVCGRDDVQGPVGARFVAQDLKLKSVYIVHDKTLYGQGVADAFRDEAARLGLKILGYEGTEERANFAPLIIPMRAKNPDLVYFGGIYHQGGLLLKQMREKGVKSVFMGPDGLDSSEMVKIAGSQVVGSYYTTVAGPPDAYPESVAFAAKFKRRFGKDVESFGMYGYDAAAVGLQAIAQAIRAGGGRKPTRAQVSTAVRRIKNFKGVTGAIAFDDKGDPVKAKYFVLQFVKRSYPGKVAKVIEQQAPRGKKS